In Chloroherpetonaceae bacterium, a single genomic region encodes these proteins:
- the purF gene encoding amidophosphoribosyltransferase, with translation MCGIFGIYNSPAAAIDTFYGLYALQHRGQEGAGIVVADFDSERKRPVFRMHKGFGLVSEVFRDAHIFDTLKGRAAIGHNRYSTTGSAKTAQNIQPFAVNYKGGHLALAHNGNLTNHRPLRKKLSEDGVIFQATSDTEVILHLIARSKADTTLERIYDALMQVQGAYSLVILTDDALIAARDPLGFRPLSLGIKKPQDKKDKPAYLLASETCAFDLIGAKYEREILPGEILMIDQQTLETGEFKIMHLPTSARKARCIFEFVYFARPDSVVFGESVDKVRRKLGKNLSHEGGLQPEADEKYVTVISVPDSSNTAALGFVTESNKHGSPARLEIGLIRNHYVGRTFIQPGDADRQFKVRTKFNIVRGILKNRRVVVVDDSIVRGTTSKLLVQLLREAHPKEIHLRISSPPITHPCFYGMDFPTRDKLIAYQLNGDVEKIRQELGVDSLVYLSLKGMLQSVPKYDNEQGSYCTACFSGNYPVPIDEATTEKEENDE, from the coding sequence ATGTGTGGCATCTTCGGCATTTACAACTCCCCAGCAGCAGCTATTGATACCTTTTACGGCTTGTATGCACTTCAACATCGTGGTCAAGAAGGTGCAGGCATTGTGGTTGCAGACTTCGACTCGGAGCGAAAGCGACCTGTATTCCGAATGCACAAGGGCTTTGGGCTCGTTTCGGAAGTTTTTCGTGACGCACACATTTTCGACACGCTGAAAGGACGCGCTGCGATTGGGCATAACCGCTACTCCACAACAGGTTCAGCCAAGACGGCGCAAAACATTCAACCTTTCGCCGTCAACTACAAAGGCGGACACTTGGCACTGGCACATAATGGCAACCTGACCAATCATCGACCGCTGCGAAAAAAGCTCTCGGAAGATGGGGTTATCTTCCAAGCCACATCGGACACAGAAGTCATCTTGCACCTTATTGCACGCAGCAAGGCTGACACTACGCTGGAGCGGATTTATGACGCACTCATGCAAGTGCAAGGTGCTTACTCACTGGTCATTCTTACTGACGATGCTTTAATTGCCGCTCGCGACCCGCTTGGCTTTCGCCCGCTTTCACTAGGCATTAAAAAGCCGCAGGATAAAAAGGACAAGCCTGCTTACCTCTTAGCTAGTGAGACTTGCGCTTTTGATTTAATCGGCGCCAAATATGAACGCGAGATTTTGCCCGGAGAAATTTTAATGATTGACCAGCAGACCCTCGAGACAGGCGAGTTCAAGATTATGCATTTGCCTACCTCCGCACGCAAGGCCCGCTGCATTTTTGAGTTCGTGTATTTTGCTCGCCCCGATAGCGTGGTGTTTGGCGAATCTGTCGATAAAGTGCGCCGTAAGCTCGGCAAGAATCTGTCTCACGAAGGTGGGCTACAGCCTGAGGCCGATGAGAAATATGTTACCGTTATCAGCGTACCAGATTCCTCTAACACGGCTGCACTGGGCTTTGTTACTGAAAGCAACAAGCACGGCTCCCCTGCTCGGCTTGAAATCGGGCTTATTCGCAACCACTACGTTGGACGCACATTTATTCAGCCGGGTGATGCAGACCGCCAGTTCAAAGTTCGCACCAAATTCAATATCGTGCGCGGCATTCTGAAAAACCGCCGTGTCGTGGTGGTCGATGACTCCATCGTGCGTGGCACAACGTCTAAATTGCTGGTTCAATTGCTCCGTGAAGCTCACCCAAAGGAGATTCACTTGCGCATCAGCTCGCCGCCTATCACGCATCCTTGTTTTTACGGAATGGACTTCCCTACTCGCGACAAACTAATTGCCTACCAACTTAACGGCGATGTTGAGAAAATTCGTCAGGAATTGGGCGTCGACTCGCTCGTATACCTTTCGCTTAAAGGTATGCTCCAGAGCGTGCCAAAATACGACAATGAACAAGGCAGTTACTGCACAGCTTGCTTTAGCGGCAATTACCCTGTCCCGATTGACGAGGCAACTACCGAAAAAGAGGAGAACGATGAATAG
- a CDS encoding alpha/beta fold hydrolase, translating to MQTDFLEWQYAEGCRARIRYVTLGKAASQPPLLFIHGYGAMIEHWKHNLPYFALARQVFAMDLLGFGQSDKPPAMYGLPLWAEQIHFFLETLRLPAVVLVGHSMGGAACLWFAHHFPKQLSALVLVNASGIFPDEVSPIEKLLYRAVGSPLIGEAMFGLFANSFGARQSLVPTYYDVSKVTDELVEQFAQPLRSNGAMYAYLAPSRYPERFVLTQLPRPCHFTGRTLIVWGKYDRAFPPEKILPKFLELLPQAQSVIIDRTRHCPHDEDPDTFNAALSDFLAAAAD from the coding sequence ATGCAAACTGACTTTTTAGAATGGCAATATGCCGAAGGCTGCCGGGCGCGCATTCGGTATGTCACGCTTGGTAAGGCTGCCTCTCAGCCGCCGCTGCTCTTCATTCACGGCTACGGTGCGATGATTGAGCACTGGAAACATAACTTGCCTTACTTTGCTCTGGCTCGACAGGTCTTTGCAATGGATCTACTTGGCTTCGGGCAATCTGATAAGCCCCCTGCGATGTATGGCTTGCCGCTTTGGGCAGAGCAAATTCACTTTTTTCTCGAGACGCTGCGCCTTCCAGCCGTGGTTCTGGTCGGCCATTCTATGGGCGGTGCAGCTTGCTTATGGTTTGCGCATCATTTCCCTAAGCAGCTGAGTGCTCTTGTGCTGGTCAATGCATCAGGCATTTTTCCTGATGAGGTGAGTCCCATAGAGAAGTTGCTCTATCGTGCTGTTGGTAGCCCGTTAATTGGAGAAGCAATGTTTGGACTGTTTGCCAATTCTTTCGGTGCTCGACAGAGTTTAGTGCCTACTTACTATGATGTCTCAAAAGTTACAGATGAATTGGTTGAGCAATTTGCTCAGCCTCTTCGTTCAAACGGTGCAATGTATGCGTATCTTGCGCCCTCACGCTACCCAGAACGATTCGTGCTCACCCAACTGCCTCGCCCCTGTCATTTCACTGGTCGTACGCTGATTGTGTGGGGCAAGTATGACCGTGCTTTTCCTCCAGAGAAAATTTTGCCCAAGTTCTTAGAACTCTTACCGCAAGCCCAGTCGGTCATCATAGACCGCACACGGCACTGTCCACACGATGAAGACCCAGATACCTTTAACGCTGCACTGTCTGATTTTCTCGCTGCAGCAGCCGACTGA
- a CDS encoding T9SS type A sorting domain-containing protein → MQQTLRLLVLFGLFIAQAVPVFAQPIGAGQASLRFFGNGINDIDRVKIPLVNPVPNGASLPVNVGNNFTIEFWMRAFASENTGIVYDQNNGDGWITGNTIFDRDIFGSPDNGDFGISIGRPSPSSPIRVVAFGCAAGSTGRTIIGTTNVADGNWHHVAVTKSGSTIRIFVDGNPEAAATNAPAGSVAYNPARSLTTRTPNPPAFPTNTWDNEPYIVLGAEKHDYDQYANNSPAQYLSYSGFLDELRISNTVRYTSAFTPPTAPFAPDANTVGLYHFDEGIGTTLTNSISTLSNGAISVGGLPAGPVWSSESPFGANGAAATVVRSVSNTTTTADFNDVGQVTGVRIDFTGASGSGTVRVQRFTNAPLNPSGILGNVSQYRWIITSLGTFSFTSATLRFRISEIPNSGIANAATVLVYRRPTPDHGNFVSLSMLLPQGGDLRATTTAFSEFSLGSSDNPLPVELSDFQAQAVHSGVELFWRTQSEHNNAGFEIWRAQDGQAAQMIASYRYDTRLVGKGTTTTATTYTFLDPSVESGKIYTYRLRSTDFDGTVHDYAQTVTVEVRDKPLAQTIGYALMQNYPNPFNPTTLIRFTMKEAGLATLTINDVLGREVWSVRLFASAGENLYRFNGANLGSGVYFYTLRANGFVQTRKMMLAK, encoded by the coding sequence ATGCAGCAGACTTTGCGGCTTTTAGTGCTCTTCGGTCTATTCATTGCGCAAGCCGTGCCAGTCTTTGCACAACCAATTGGTGCTGGGCAAGCATCGCTGCGCTTTTTCGGAAACGGCATAAATGACATTGACCGTGTAAAGATTCCGCTTGTAAATCCAGTGCCAAATGGGGCATCATTGCCAGTCAATGTGGGGAATAACTTCACAATTGAGTTCTGGATGCGAGCATTTGCATCGGAAAATACAGGTATTGTGTACGATCAAAACAATGGGGACGGCTGGATTACGGGCAATACTATCTTTGACCGAGACATCTTCGGTAGCCCGGACAATGGTGACTTTGGTATTTCTATCGGTCGCCCTTCACCCTCTTCTCCAATTCGTGTAGTTGCGTTTGGTTGTGCTGCGGGCAGCACAGGTCGCACAATTATTGGCACAACAAATGTTGCAGATGGGAATTGGCATCACGTTGCAGTAACCAAGAGTGGTAGCACAATCCGCATTTTTGTTGATGGCAATCCTGAAGCGGCAGCTACAAATGCGCCAGCAGGCAGCGTGGCATATAACCCCGCCCGCTCACTCACTACGCGCACGCCCAATCCGCCAGCATTTCCGACAAACACTTGGGACAATGAGCCGTATATCGTTTTAGGGGCGGAAAAGCACGACTATGACCAGTATGCCAACAACTCGCCAGCACAGTATCTGTCTTATAGCGGTTTTCTTGACGAACTGCGTATTTCAAACACAGTGCGCTATACCAGCGCCTTTACGCCCCCAACCGCACCCTTCGCACCCGATGCCAATACAGTTGGACTGTATCACTTTGATGAGGGCATAGGCACGACGCTAACAAATAGCATTTCCACACTTAGCAATGGCGCAATAAGTGTTGGGGGATTGCCAGCCGGTCCAGTCTGGAGCAGCGAATCGCCTTTTGGGGCGAATGGAGCGGCAGCAACGGTGGTGCGCAGTGTGAGTAACACCACCACAACAGCAGACTTTAATGATGTCGGCCAAGTGACAGGCGTTCGAATTGATTTTACAGGCGCAAGTGGCTCTGGCACAGTGCGCGTCCAACGTTTCACAAATGCACCGCTAAACCCATCAGGCATCTTAGGTAATGTCAGTCAATATCGATGGATTATTACCAGTCTTGGAACATTTAGCTTTACTTCGGCAACGCTGCGGTTTCGCATCAGTGAAATTCCAAACAGTGGTATTGCAAATGCAGCAACCGTGTTGGTCTATCGCCGTCCAACCCCTGACCACGGCAATTTTGTGTCGCTCTCAATGCTTTTGCCGCAAGGCGGTGACTTGCGGGCGACCACTACGGCGTTTAGCGAGTTTTCCTTAGGTTCTAGTGATAATCCATTGCCTGTAGAGCTGTCTGATTTTCAAGCGCAAGCTGTGCATAGTGGCGTTGAGCTGTTCTGGCGCACGCAATCGGAGCATAATAATGCGGGCTTTGAAATCTGGCGTGCACAAGACGGACAAGCTGCGCAGATGATTGCATCTTACCGCTACGATACGCGCTTGGTCGGAAAAGGCACGACGACGACAGCAACCACTTACACCTTTCTGGATCCCAGCGTTGAGAGCGGCAAGATCTACACATACCGCCTCCGCTCTACTGATTTTGACGGCACGGTGCACGACTACGCACAAACTGTAACTGTAGAAGTCAGAGATAAGCCACTGGCACAAACCATCGGCTATGCACTGATGCAAAACTACCCCAATCCCTTCAATCCGACCACCCTCATTCGCTTTACGATGAAAGAAGCTGGGCTGGCAACGCTGACAATTAACGATGTGCTAGGAAGAGAAGTGTGGTCTGTGCGTCTCTTTGCCTCTGCAGGAGAAAACCTTTATCGTTTCAATGGTGCCAACTTGGGTAGCGGCGTCTATTTCTATACGCTGCGTGCCAACGGCTTTGTGCAAACTCGAAAAATGATGTTAGCGAAGTAA